The bacterium (Candidatus Blackallbacteria) CG13_big_fil_rev_8_21_14_2_50_49_14 DNA window CAAGCTCAAGCACAGTAACTGATCCATTTCAGCGCTAGCTGCAGTGGCTTTTTCTCGCAAAAACTGGCGGTATTCCTGGTGACGCAAATGTTCGGGGCGTTCTTGCAGCCAGTTCAGAAAGAAATCAGATTGCAGCAAATCGCGCACAAAGTCTTCAAGCGCATGCACAGAAAACTCAGGCCCTTCTTGTTCCTGCAAAAGACAAAGAACGGCTTTGCGCTGTTCCTGAAACAATTCAGGCAGTTTGATTCTGAAAAAATTAAACAGGTGAAAGCCTTCCTCATCGCTCAGCTGCGTGGAAGTCGATTTCAAAAGACGTTTTATGTCTTCAAACTGACTGTTGAGCATGCGATCAAAAAGCAGACGTTGCTCTTGTGAGGCCAAACTTCTGACAAAGAGACGATCTGCCTTTTTCTGCGGCAACATGGATTGAAAGGCTGCGGCATGCTTGAAAACAAAATGCTTGTCAACAATCTGGCGAACCAAATCCAAATGCTGAAGAAAGGTCCAAAGAATGAATTCTGTTTCAAGATCTTGGTGCAAGTGCTGAAACTGGTTGAGCGTTTCCAACATCAGCAAACGGCAATAACGCTCCTCAAAAAAACGACGCCGGGTGGCCAGCATACCGTGCTCATCCAGCGAAATCAGGCTTTTAAGATATTCAGAAACCTGATTTTTGATCCGGGCTTCATTGACCGGGGGGGTCTCAATCCCAGTCTGATTTTTTTTTTGCCTCTGAGGGCCAGAGGATTTCGTCGAGTTGTTGGTTATAAACCGTTTGGGTCAGCAGGTCGTTTTCGGCCTTGCTTTTGCCCTTGCCCCCAAGCGGTGGCTTTCCTTTGGCCGGACGCTCTTCTTCAAAATCCAGCACAGAATCCAAAGCTGCAGCAAAGGTCTGGCTGATCATGGGTTGCTGAGAACGGGGAGGGTTCACGGGCTGATTTTTTTTACCCGTTGAATCTAAGGCTTTACCAGTACGGTTGGCAAGTGTCTTATGCAAAATAGACTGATAATCAGGGGCCACAGGCTCTTTGCTGGGCTTTTCAGCGACTGTTTTCTGCAGGTCAGGGGGAGAATCTTCGCTCTGATCCTCGGGCCAGAGAATTGAATCCAGAATATCTGAATAGGTTTCACTGATCTCCGTCGGGCGTTGATCCAGAGAAAGTTCAGAAGAAAGAGGTGCAGAATCTTGAGCAGGAGCTTGCTTTGCTGGCAGATTCTCACGTTTTTTGAGAATATTATCAAAAATTAGATTGGCGGCATCTTCTTTGCTCAAACGTTCTGGAGCTTGGGGAACAGGTGCTTGCCCCAGATTGCGCTTAAAATTACGTCCTGTGCGTTCCAAGAGCGTTTCATGTAAGATTTTATCGTAGGCGGATTTTTTATCCTCAGAATCCGACATCGTTGAGCTGAACCATCCTGAATATTCAGTAATACCTAATCTAAATTCTAGAATTTCTTTGAAAATCAGATCCTCCATTGCAGCAGGAAAAGACCCATTCTAGCAAAGCGACTTAGATGCTATCTTAGCACAGGCGTCAAAGAAAATAAAACAGCCCAGGCCAGCAAAAAAAACAGATCAAAGCGCAATAATGCCTTCAATCTCGCTGACCTTTTCATAGACATAGACCACTTCATCACTGGATGCCATTTTCATGCGGGCGCTGATACTGGCATAGCGGTTATTGCGCGAAAGCCGCACTTCAATCCGTGCAGTGGTATTGAGCAAGCCCTGAAGGGCATCTACCTGGGCAACAGGAACAATAAATTTAAAATGAAAATCCGCAGGCCAGACATACTCTTCCTCAAGCAAAGCCTTAAATTTTGCATGCGCAGGAGGCGAATTCTCTGAAGAAGGATCTGTCTCTGACATGGCTTAAATTTCCTGTTCTGAGGAAGAGCGCCCCTGCAAAAATTGCGCTTGTGTTTGCAAGACCAAAGGTGAATCTGGGCTGCTGTCGGAATCTGTCTGTTGTTGGGTGAAAAATTTA harbors:
- a CDS encoding DUF493 domain-containing protein; translation: MSETDPSSENSPPAHAKFKALLEEEYVWPADFHFKFIVPVAQVDALQGLLNTTARIEVRLSRNNRYASISARMKMASSDEVVYVYEKVSEIEGIIAL